In the Populus trichocarpa isolate Nisqually-1 chromosome 1, P.trichocarpa_v4.1, whole genome shotgun sequence genome, one interval contains:
- the LOC7463842 gene encoding DNA topoisomerase 2 isoform X3 — protein MAAATKKVPLATSNSVNMNQGKTIEETYQKKSQLEHILLRPDTYIGSIEKHAQTLWVYEGDKIVHRPVTYVPGLYKIFDEILVNAADNKQRDPKMDSLKVVIDGENNLVSVYNNGDGVPVEIHKEEGVYVPELIFGHLLTSSNYDDAEKKTTGGRNGYGAKLTNIFSTEFVIETADGKRQKKYKQVFSNNMGKKSEPMITKCKEGENWTKVTFKPDLAKFSMTHLEEDVVALMKKRVVDIAGCLGKTVKVELNGSRVPVKSFQDYVYMYLNSASEPGSERPKSFYEKVGERWEVCVSLTEGQFQQVSFVNSIATIKGGTHVDYVTNQITNYVMNAVNKKHKNSNIKAHNVKNYLWVFVNCLIDNPAFDSQTKETLTLRQSSFGSKCELSEDFLKKVAKSDIVDNLLSWAKFKESKELKKTDGTKTAKVNVPKLEDANEAGGRYSEKCTLILTEGDSAKALAIAGVAGLTQTERSFYGVFPLRGKLLNVREATPKQLKENKEIECIKKILGLQHHKQYSNVKSLRYGHLMIMTDQDHDGSHIKGLLINFLHSFWPSLLKVPSFLVEFITPIVKATHRNGTVLSFYSMPEYESWKGSLAGNASGWSIKYYKGLGTSTSKEGKAYFQSLDKHKKDFIWMDEQDGDAIELAFSKKKIEARKNWLRQYEPGTHLDQNQKLIKYSDFINKELILFSMADLQRSIPSMVDGLKPGQRKILFCSFKRNFVKEAKISQFSGYVSEHSAYHHGEQSLASTIIGMAQDFVGSNNINLLLPNGQFGTRSVGGKDHASARYIYTQLSPITRFLFPKDDDGLLDYLDEDGQTIEPNWYMPIIPMVLVNGCEGIGTGWSTFIPNYNPRDIVANIRRLLNGEMMEPMNPWYRGFKGTIEKGASKEAGCSYTVNGVINEVNETTLRITELPIRRWTDDYKAFLNSVTEGNRDENGNLPKDPFIKDFRKYGDDATVVFEVLLSEENMMIAKQEGLLKKFKLTTTISTSNMHLFDSAGVIKKYDNPEQILEEFFHLRLEYYERRKKVLLENLEFELLKLENKVRFILGVVRGEIIVNNRKRADLFLELHQKGFTPIPKKSKAVVAGATDDKDEAEDSLEVSGVRASDYDYLLSMAIGTLTLEKVQQLCADHDKLNGEVDNLRKTTPIVLWVKDLEALEMQLDVLDKYDAEAEEARKKLKGDANGEAGFKVSKQAPKNPRKYTKKAINEEVSVETMGKASSSAMETENAAEVVKPKGRAGSRKAPAKKQEKPSPISDEDDEIESLKDRLKAYRLDSSPEQSADMETEVLRVPAGRNAARNKPLAAVSVISDSEDEPDLDDDFDVQVKAVPETKKKGGRKAAAANDKAAKPPAATKRRGPASKQSQGLGQQLLTEMLKPAEESGISPEKKVRKMRASPFNKKSGSLLGGIHKGDDTGIETMPASTSENADVIDVPAKARPQRANRKQTTYVLSDSESEDSDFEQASEDSDSD, from the exons atgGCGGCAGCGACCAAGAAAGTCCCATTAGCAACAAGCAACAGCGTAAACATGAACCAGGGGAAGACAATCGAAGAAACTTACCAGAAAAAGTCCCAATTGGAGCACATTCTTCTGCGACCCGACACCTACATCGGGTCAATCGAGAAGCACGCACAGACCCTCTGGGTTTACGAGGGTGACAAAATAGTGCACCGACCGGTCACCTATGTGCCAGGTCTTTacaaaatctttgatgaaatcTTGGTGAATGCAGCGGATAATAAGCAAAGAGACCCGAAAATGGACTCTTTGAAGGTCGTGATTGATGGGGAGAATAACCTGGTTAGTGTTTATAACAATGGAGATGGGGTTCCGGTGGAGATACACAAGGAGGAAGGTGTTTATGTGccagaattgatttttgggcaTTTGTTGACTAGTAGTAATTATGATGATGCTGAGAAGAAGACCACTGGCGGGAGAAACGGGTATGGTGCAAAGCTTACGAATATTTTTTCGACCGAGTTTGTGATTGAGACGGCTGATGGGAAAAGGCAAAAGAAGTATAAGCAG GTTTTCTCTAACAACATGGGGAAAAAATCTGAGCCAATGATAACTAAGTGCAAGGAGGGTGAGAATTGGACCAAGGTCACATTTAAGCCTGATTTGGCTAAGTTTAGCATGACTCATCTGGAAGAAGATGTGGTAGCTTTGATGAAGAAAAGGGTGGTTGACATAGCTGGTTGCCTTGGAAAGACTGTGAAGGTTGAGCTCAACGGAAGTCGTGTGCCTGTCAAATCATTTCAAGATTATGTTTACATGTACTTGAATTCTGCCTCTGAACCTGGCTCAGAACGCCCTAAAAG TTTCTACGAGAAAGTTGGTGAGAGGTGGGAGGTTTGTGTGAGCCTCACGGAAGGTCAATTCCAGCAG GTCAGCTTCGTTAATAGCATTGCAACCATCAAGGGTGGGACTCATGTTGATTACGTCACTAATCAGATCACTAATTATGTGATGAATGCTGTTAATAAGAAGCACAAGAATTCCAACATCAAAGCCCATAACGTGAAGAACTATTTGTGGGTTTTTGTCAATTGCCTTATTGATAACCCTGCTTTTGATTCTCAAACAAAGGAAACTTTGACACTTCGCCAGAGCAGTTTTGGATCGAAATGTGAACTTTCTGAAGACTTTTTGAAGAAAG TGGCAAAGTCTGACATCGTCGACAATCTCCTCTCGTGGGCCAAATTCAAGGAAAGCAAGGAGCTTAAGAAGACTGATGGAACGAAGACAGCGAAGGTTAATGTTCCGAAGCTCGAGGATGCTAACGAGGCTGGAGGGAGGTACTCTGAAAAATGTACGTTGATATTGACTGAAGGTGATTCAGCAAAAGCTCTGGCA ATAGCTGGTGTGGCTGGGCTGACTCAGACGGAACGGAGTTTCTACGGTGTATTTCCTTTGAGAGGTAAATTGCTCAATGTGCGAGAAGCCACGCCTAAACAGCTCAAAGAGAATAAGGAAATTGAATGCATCAAGAAGATTCTTGGGTTGCAGCATCATAAGCAGTACAGTAATGTCAAGTCTTTGAGATACGGTCATCTGATGATAATGACAGACCAG GATCATGATGGGTCTCACATTAAAGGCCTGCTGATCAATTTCCTTCATTCATTCTGGCCATCATTACTGAAAGTCCCATCATTCTTGGTTGAGTTTATAACTCCTATTGTCAAG GCAACTCATAGAAACGGAACAGTTCTATCGTTTTATTCCATGCCGGAGTATGAATCCTGGAAAGGAAGTTTGGCGGGAAATGCGAGTGGCTGGTCCATCAAATACTATAAG GGGTTGGGAACAAGTACATCCAAGGAAGGAAAAGCATACTTTCAAAGTCTTgacaaacacaagaaagactttatatggatggatgAGCAAGATGGGGATGCAATAGAGCTTGCGTTTAGTAAAAAGAAGATCGAAGCAAGAAAGAATTGGCTTCGGCAGTACGAG CCTGGTACTCACCTTGATCAGAACCAGAAGCTCATAAAGTACAGCGATTTCATTAACAAGGAGCTTATATTGTTTTCTATGGCGGATCTTCAAAGATCCATTCCTTCAATGGTTGATGGCCTGAAGCCTGGTCAGAGGAAGatccttttctgttcttttaaGAGGAATTTTGTTAAAGAAGCGAAAATTTCCCAGTTTTCTGGTTATGTATCCGAGCATTCTGCTTATCATCATGGTGAGCAGAGTCTTGCCAGTACAATCATTGGAATGGCACAGGATTTTGTTGGCAGCAACAACATTAACCTTCTTCTGCCAAATGGTCAATTTGGCACCCGCAGTGTG GGAGGCAAAGACCATGCAAGTGCTAGGTACATTTATACTCAGCTCTCTCCTATTACGAGGTTCTTGTTCCCAAAGGATGATGATGGCCTTCTTGATTACTTGGATGAAGATGGGCAAACCATTGAACCTAATTG GTACATGCCAATTATTCCAATGGTCCTTGTGAATGGTTGTGAAGGAATCGGCACTGGCTGGAGCACTTTCATCCCTAACTATAACCCAAGGGATATTGTTGCAAACATAAGGCGgttattgaatggtgaaatgATGGAGCCTATGAATCCATGGTATAGAGGTTTTAAAGGAACTATTGAAAAAGGTGCATCAAAGGAAGCTGGTTGTAGCTACACTGTTAATGGTGTCATAAATGAAGTCAATGAGACAACACTCAGGATAACTGAACTGCCCATCCGTCGGTGGACAGATGATTACAAGGCATTTTTGAATTCTGTTACAGAGGGGAATAGAGATGAAAATGGCAATTTACCAAAGGATCCCTTTATTAAG GATTTCAGAAAGTATGGTGATGATGCGACTGTAGTTTTTGAAGTTCTGTTGTCGGAAGAGAACATGATGATTGCAAAGCAAGAGGGTTTgctaaagaaatttaaattaaccACCACAATTAGCACAAGTAATATGCACCTCTTTGATTCAGCAGGggtgattaaaaaatatgacaacCCAGAACAAA TCCTTGAAGAATTTTTCCACTTAAGGCTTGAATACTACGAGAGAAGAAAG AAAGTTCTGCTGGAAAATCTGGAATTCGAGTTGTTGAAACTGGAAAACAAGGTCAGGTTTATCCTTGGAGTTGTGAGAGGTGAAATCATTGTGAACAACAGGAAGAGAGCCGATTTGTTCCTAGAGCTGCACCAGAAAGGTTTTACCCCCATTCCGAAGAAATCTAAGGCTGTTGTTGCTGGGGCAACGGATGATAAAGACGAAGCAGAAGACAGCCTTGAAGTTTCTGGGGTGCGGGCTAGTGACTATGACTATTTGCTGTCAATGGCAATTGGAACCTTGACACTAGAAAAGGTTCAGCAGCTATGTGCTGACCATGACAAACTCAATGGAGAGGTTGACAATTTAAGAAAGACAACTCCAATAGTTTTGTGGGTGAAAGATCTTGAGGCTCTTGAGATGCAACTTGAT GTGCTGGATAAATATGATGCTGAAGCAGAGGAggcaagaaagaaattaaaaggtgATGCAAATGGCGAAGCTGGTTTTAAGGTTTCTAAACAAGCACCTAAAAATCCAAGGAAGTACACTAAGAAAGCCATAAATGAAGAAGTATCTGTTGAGACCATGGGAAAAGCATCCAGTTCTGCAATGGAAACAG AGAATGCTGCTGAGGTAGTGAAACCCAAAGGAAGGGCAGGATCAAGGAAGGCTCCTGCTAAAAAG CAGGAAAAACCCTCTCCAATTTCGGATGAGGATGATGAAATAGAATCGTTGAAGGATCGACTTAAGGCATATAGACTTGATTCTTCGCCTGAGCAATCAGCTG ACATGGAGACTGAAGTGCTTCGAGTACCAGCTGGGAGAAACGCTGCTAGGAATAAGCCTCTAGCGGCTGTCTCAGTAATTTCTGATAGTGAGGACGAACCAGATCTTGACGATGACTTCGATGTACAAGTGAAAGCTGTCCcggaaacaaaaaagaaggggGGGAGAAAAGCTGCTGCTGCAAATGATAAGGCGGCCAAACCACCTGCAGCGACGAAGAGGAGAGGGCCAGCCAGCAAGCAGTCCCAGGGATTGGGCCAGCAGCTTCTAACTGAAATGTTGAAGCCTGCTGAAGAATCAGGAATATCTCCAGAAAAGAAAGTGAGGAAAATGAGGGCATCTCCATTCAACAAGAAGAGTGGTTCTTTATTGGGCGGAATTCACAAGGGAGATGATACTGGAATTGAAACAATGCCAGCTTCTACATCTGAAAACGCCGATGTCATCGACGTGCCAGCAAAAGCAAGGCCGCAGAGGGCAAACCGGAAGCAGACTACGTATGTCTTGAGTGACTCAGAGAGTGAAGATTCTGATTTTGAACAGGCTAGTGAAGATTCGGACTCCGACTAG
- the LOC7463842 gene encoding DNA topoisomerase 2 isoform X2 produces the protein MAAATKKVPLATSNSVNMNQGKTIEETYQKKSQLEHILLRPDTYIGSIEKHAQTLWVYEGDKIVHRPVTYVPGLYKIFDEILVNAADNKQRDPKMDSLKVVIDGENNLVSVYNNGDGVPVEIHKEEGVYVPELIFGHLLTSSNYDDAEKKTTGGRNGYGAKLTNIFSTEFVIETADGKRQKKYKQVFSNNMGKKSEPMITKCKEGENWTKVTFKPDLAKFSMTHLEEDVVALMKKRVVDIAGCLGKTVKVELNGSRVPVKSFQDYVYMYLNSASEPGSERPKSFYEKVGERWEVCVSLTEGQFQQVSFVNSIATIKGGTHVDYVTNQITNYVMNAVNKKHKNSNIKAHNVKNYLWVFVNCLIDNPAFDSQTKETLTLRQSSFGSKCELSEDFLKKVAKSDIVDNLLSWAKFKESKELKKTDGTKTAKVNVPKLEDANEAGGRYSEKCTLILTEGDSAKALAIAGVAGLTQTERSFYGVFPLRGKLLNVREATPKQLKENKEIECIKKILGLQHHKQYSNVKSLRYGHLMIMTDQDHDGSHIKGLLINFLHSFWPSLLKVPSFLVEFITPIVKATHRNGTVLSFYSMPEYESWKGSLAGNASGWSIKYYKGLGTSTSKEGKAYFQSLDKHKKDFIWMDEQDGDAIELAFSKKKIEARKNWLRQYEPGTHLDQNQKLIKYSDFINKELILFSMADLQRSIPSMVDGLKPGQRKILFCSFKRNFVKEAKISQFSGYVSEHSAYHHGEQSLASTIIGMAQDFVGSNNINLLLPNGQFGTRSVGGKDHASARYIYTQLSPITRFLFPKDDDGLLDYLDEDGQTIEPNWYMPIIPMVLVNGCEGIGTGWSTFIPNYNPRDIVANIRRLLNGEMMEPMNPWYRGFKGTIEKGASKEAGCSYTVNGVINEVNETTLRITELPIRRWTDDYKAFLNSVTEGNRDENGNLPKDPFIKDFRKYGDDATVVFEVLLSEENMMIAKQEGLLKKFKLTTTISTSNMHLFDSAGVIKKYDNPEQILEEFFHLRLEYYERRKKVLLENLEFELLKLENKVRFILGVVRGEIIVNNRKRADLFLELHQKGFTPIPKKSKAVVAGATDDKDEAEDSLEVSGVRASDYDYLLSMAIGTLTLEKVQQLCADHDKLNGEVDNLRKTTPIVLWVKDLEALEMQLDVLDKYDAEAEEARKKLKGDANGEAGFKVSKQAPKNPRKYTKKAINEEVSVETMGKASSSAMETGQQAENAAEVVKPKGRAGSRKAPAKKEKPSPISDEDDEIESLKDRLKAYRLDSSPEQSADMETEVLRVPAGRNAARNKPLAAVSVISDSEDEPDLDDDFDVQVKAVPETKKKGGRKAAAANDKAAKPPAATKRRGPASKQSQGLGQQLLTEMLKPAEESGISPEKKVRKMRASPFNKKSGSLLGGIHKGDDTGIETMPASTSENADVIDVPAKARPQRANRKQTTYVLSDSESEDSDFEQASEDSDSD, from the exons atgGCGGCAGCGACCAAGAAAGTCCCATTAGCAACAAGCAACAGCGTAAACATGAACCAGGGGAAGACAATCGAAGAAACTTACCAGAAAAAGTCCCAATTGGAGCACATTCTTCTGCGACCCGACACCTACATCGGGTCAATCGAGAAGCACGCACAGACCCTCTGGGTTTACGAGGGTGACAAAATAGTGCACCGACCGGTCACCTATGTGCCAGGTCTTTacaaaatctttgatgaaatcTTGGTGAATGCAGCGGATAATAAGCAAAGAGACCCGAAAATGGACTCTTTGAAGGTCGTGATTGATGGGGAGAATAACCTGGTTAGTGTTTATAACAATGGAGATGGGGTTCCGGTGGAGATACACAAGGAGGAAGGTGTTTATGTGccagaattgatttttgggcaTTTGTTGACTAGTAGTAATTATGATGATGCTGAGAAGAAGACCACTGGCGGGAGAAACGGGTATGGTGCAAAGCTTACGAATATTTTTTCGACCGAGTTTGTGATTGAGACGGCTGATGGGAAAAGGCAAAAGAAGTATAAGCAG GTTTTCTCTAACAACATGGGGAAAAAATCTGAGCCAATGATAACTAAGTGCAAGGAGGGTGAGAATTGGACCAAGGTCACATTTAAGCCTGATTTGGCTAAGTTTAGCATGACTCATCTGGAAGAAGATGTGGTAGCTTTGATGAAGAAAAGGGTGGTTGACATAGCTGGTTGCCTTGGAAAGACTGTGAAGGTTGAGCTCAACGGAAGTCGTGTGCCTGTCAAATCATTTCAAGATTATGTTTACATGTACTTGAATTCTGCCTCTGAACCTGGCTCAGAACGCCCTAAAAG TTTCTACGAGAAAGTTGGTGAGAGGTGGGAGGTTTGTGTGAGCCTCACGGAAGGTCAATTCCAGCAG GTCAGCTTCGTTAATAGCATTGCAACCATCAAGGGTGGGACTCATGTTGATTACGTCACTAATCAGATCACTAATTATGTGATGAATGCTGTTAATAAGAAGCACAAGAATTCCAACATCAAAGCCCATAACGTGAAGAACTATTTGTGGGTTTTTGTCAATTGCCTTATTGATAACCCTGCTTTTGATTCTCAAACAAAGGAAACTTTGACACTTCGCCAGAGCAGTTTTGGATCGAAATGTGAACTTTCTGAAGACTTTTTGAAGAAAG TGGCAAAGTCTGACATCGTCGACAATCTCCTCTCGTGGGCCAAATTCAAGGAAAGCAAGGAGCTTAAGAAGACTGATGGAACGAAGACAGCGAAGGTTAATGTTCCGAAGCTCGAGGATGCTAACGAGGCTGGAGGGAGGTACTCTGAAAAATGTACGTTGATATTGACTGAAGGTGATTCAGCAAAAGCTCTGGCA ATAGCTGGTGTGGCTGGGCTGACTCAGACGGAACGGAGTTTCTACGGTGTATTTCCTTTGAGAGGTAAATTGCTCAATGTGCGAGAAGCCACGCCTAAACAGCTCAAAGAGAATAAGGAAATTGAATGCATCAAGAAGATTCTTGGGTTGCAGCATCATAAGCAGTACAGTAATGTCAAGTCTTTGAGATACGGTCATCTGATGATAATGACAGACCAG GATCATGATGGGTCTCACATTAAAGGCCTGCTGATCAATTTCCTTCATTCATTCTGGCCATCATTACTGAAAGTCCCATCATTCTTGGTTGAGTTTATAACTCCTATTGTCAAG GCAACTCATAGAAACGGAACAGTTCTATCGTTTTATTCCATGCCGGAGTATGAATCCTGGAAAGGAAGTTTGGCGGGAAATGCGAGTGGCTGGTCCATCAAATACTATAAG GGGTTGGGAACAAGTACATCCAAGGAAGGAAAAGCATACTTTCAAAGTCTTgacaaacacaagaaagactttatatggatggatgAGCAAGATGGGGATGCAATAGAGCTTGCGTTTAGTAAAAAGAAGATCGAAGCAAGAAAGAATTGGCTTCGGCAGTACGAG CCTGGTACTCACCTTGATCAGAACCAGAAGCTCATAAAGTACAGCGATTTCATTAACAAGGAGCTTATATTGTTTTCTATGGCGGATCTTCAAAGATCCATTCCTTCAATGGTTGATGGCCTGAAGCCTGGTCAGAGGAAGatccttttctgttcttttaaGAGGAATTTTGTTAAAGAAGCGAAAATTTCCCAGTTTTCTGGTTATGTATCCGAGCATTCTGCTTATCATCATGGTGAGCAGAGTCTTGCCAGTACAATCATTGGAATGGCACAGGATTTTGTTGGCAGCAACAACATTAACCTTCTTCTGCCAAATGGTCAATTTGGCACCCGCAGTGTG GGAGGCAAAGACCATGCAAGTGCTAGGTACATTTATACTCAGCTCTCTCCTATTACGAGGTTCTTGTTCCCAAAGGATGATGATGGCCTTCTTGATTACTTGGATGAAGATGGGCAAACCATTGAACCTAATTG GTACATGCCAATTATTCCAATGGTCCTTGTGAATGGTTGTGAAGGAATCGGCACTGGCTGGAGCACTTTCATCCCTAACTATAACCCAAGGGATATTGTTGCAAACATAAGGCGgttattgaatggtgaaatgATGGAGCCTATGAATCCATGGTATAGAGGTTTTAAAGGAACTATTGAAAAAGGTGCATCAAAGGAAGCTGGTTGTAGCTACACTGTTAATGGTGTCATAAATGAAGTCAATGAGACAACACTCAGGATAACTGAACTGCCCATCCGTCGGTGGACAGATGATTACAAGGCATTTTTGAATTCTGTTACAGAGGGGAATAGAGATGAAAATGGCAATTTACCAAAGGATCCCTTTATTAAG GATTTCAGAAAGTATGGTGATGATGCGACTGTAGTTTTTGAAGTTCTGTTGTCGGAAGAGAACATGATGATTGCAAAGCAAGAGGGTTTgctaaagaaatttaaattaaccACCACAATTAGCACAAGTAATATGCACCTCTTTGATTCAGCAGGggtgattaaaaaatatgacaacCCAGAACAAA TCCTTGAAGAATTTTTCCACTTAAGGCTTGAATACTACGAGAGAAGAAAG AAAGTTCTGCTGGAAAATCTGGAATTCGAGTTGTTGAAACTGGAAAACAAGGTCAGGTTTATCCTTGGAGTTGTGAGAGGTGAAATCATTGTGAACAACAGGAAGAGAGCCGATTTGTTCCTAGAGCTGCACCAGAAAGGTTTTACCCCCATTCCGAAGAAATCTAAGGCTGTTGTTGCTGGGGCAACGGATGATAAAGACGAAGCAGAAGACAGCCTTGAAGTTTCTGGGGTGCGGGCTAGTGACTATGACTATTTGCTGTCAATGGCAATTGGAACCTTGACACTAGAAAAGGTTCAGCAGCTATGTGCTGACCATGACAAACTCAATGGAGAGGTTGACAATTTAAGAAAGACAACTCCAATAGTTTTGTGGGTGAAAGATCTTGAGGCTCTTGAGATGCAACTTGAT GTGCTGGATAAATATGATGCTGAAGCAGAGGAggcaagaaagaaattaaaaggtgATGCAAATGGCGAAGCTGGTTTTAAGGTTTCTAAACAAGCACCTAAAAATCCAAGGAAGTACACTAAGAAAGCCATAAATGAAGAAGTATCTGTTGAGACCATGGGAAAAGCATCCAGTTCTGCAATGGAAACAGGTCAGCAGGCAG AGAATGCTGCTGAGGTAGTGAAACCCAAAGGAAGGGCAGGATCAAGGAAGGCTCCTGCTAAAAAG GAAAAACCCTCTCCAATTTCGGATGAGGATGATGAAATAGAATCGTTGAAGGATCGACTTAAGGCATATAGACTTGATTCTTCGCCTGAGCAATCAGCTG ACATGGAGACTGAAGTGCTTCGAGTACCAGCTGGGAGAAACGCTGCTAGGAATAAGCCTCTAGCGGCTGTCTCAGTAATTTCTGATAGTGAGGACGAACCAGATCTTGACGATGACTTCGATGTACAAGTGAAAGCTGTCCcggaaacaaaaaagaaggggGGGAGAAAAGCTGCTGCTGCAAATGATAAGGCGGCCAAACCACCTGCAGCGACGAAGAGGAGAGGGCCAGCCAGCAAGCAGTCCCAGGGATTGGGCCAGCAGCTTCTAACTGAAATGTTGAAGCCTGCTGAAGAATCAGGAATATCTCCAGAAAAGAAAGTGAGGAAAATGAGGGCATCTCCATTCAACAAGAAGAGTGGTTCTTTATTGGGCGGAATTCACAAGGGAGATGATACTGGAATTGAAACAATGCCAGCTTCTACATCTGAAAACGCCGATGTCATCGACGTGCCAGCAAAAGCAAGGCCGCAGAGGGCAAACCGGAAGCAGACTACGTATGTCTTGAGTGACTCAGAGAGTGAAGATTCTGATTTTGAACAGGCTAGTGAAGATTCGGACTCCGACTAG